The following are from one region of the Prevotella communis genome:
- a CDS encoding phage antirepressor KilAC domain-containing protein, with the protein MTTNIQIFKNDMFGEVRTMTNEKGETFFVGKDVAQALGYAKSRNALAAHVDDEDKKDALIQGPLGGTQKTIIINESGLYSLVLSSKLPQAKEFKRWVTAEVLPQIRQTGGYLPTRNLRTGEALTEGEMVEEANKIIARTISRANLPADDCFTASEVAESLETTANALNHFLVDKGIQYWNGSRYKLKAQYTECGYTEERMFHYYALNGDKKQRPYMVWTPQGKEFIKSLFH; encoded by the coding sequence ATGACAACAAATATTCAGATTTTTAAGAATGATATGTTCGGCGAGGTTCGAACAATGACAAATGAGAAAGGTGAGACTTTCTTTGTGGGTAAGGATGTGGCACAGGCGCTGGGATATGCTAAAAGTCGTAATGCTTTAGCGGCTCATGTTGATGATGAGGACAAAAAGGACGCCCTGATTCAGGGCCCCCTTGGTGGAACTCAGAAAACGATTATCATCAACGAGTCTGGTCTCTACTCCCTGGTACTCAGCTCCAAACTGCCGCAGGCTAAGGAATTTAAGCGCTGGGTAACGGCTGAGGTGCTGCCGCAGATTCGTCAGACGGGCGGTTATCTGCCAACAAGGAACCTGCGCACTGGCGAGGCACTGACTGAGGGCGAGATGGTTGAGGAGGCCAACAAGATTATAGCTCGCACCATATCGCGTGCCAACCTGCCTGCCGATGACTGTTTCACTGCATCAGAGGTGGCCGAGAGCCTGGAAACAACGGCGAACGCGCTGAACCACTTTCTGGTGGACAAGGGCATACAGTATTGGAACGGTTCGCGCTACAAGCTCAAGGCCCAATATACTGAATGCGGCTATACGGAAGAACGCATGTTTCACTACTACGCTCTGAATGGTGACAAGAAGCAGCGCCCATACATGGTGTGGACACCGCAGGGCAAGGAATTCATCAAATCATTGTTTCACTAA